Proteins found in one Streptomyces sp. CB09001 genomic segment:
- a CDS encoding polysaccharide lyase 8 family protein, with the protein MTPQRPTAPTRRAVLLAAAATAALTSVPRAAAATADPYDALRRRWLDITLGAGYDPSAEPYASRLAETGARARDHRATMAPAATSLWPGHPFDPPAGITFAYGRLWTMTEAYVQDGTGSTGDPDLLADILRGLDHLSATVYHPGTTRYGNWWEWQIGSPRLLMDITAALHDHLGADRVAAACAAVDHFVPDAMLGDYTGTSTGANRVDLCRSVALRGVLGRTPAKLALARDALSPVFPYVTEGDGLYADGSFVQHTWVAYSGTYGQVMLDGLGRLFTLLAGSEWEVTDPGKQLVLDSVERAYAPLIHDGLVMDVVNGRAISRGYLKSDDLHVMRSDHFHGQQLVAAMAVLAGGASDAERERWYARIKGWIERDTVTPILTAPQFPVADLARLHAIAEAPGEAAPEPVGHHLFAAMDRAVHRRPAFTAGLAMASDRIAHYECGNGENPRGWHTGAGMLTWWANGTGPDGSDRSDQYTDWFWPTVDWYRLPGTTVSTKRLADRAGGEWGEPRPDVRWVGGATDGEYAAVGQHLKGLGSTLEARKSWFFLDDAVVCLGAGITCADGVPVETVVDNRNLGEGGTQALVRGRHWAHLEGHGGWIVPEGVLRTLREDRTGAWSDINTTSTTERRTRRRQTLWLDHGTDPAGADYVYTVMPGASRAAVARRAADRRRLTVLANDDRRQAVTVPALGLTAANFWRAGTAGPLTATAGASVLVRSRGRTATLSVSEPPRTGEALEIVWDRPVGAVLRADETVEILGTGRRLHLRVTPGVVCTTHECEVTLS; encoded by the coding sequence ATGACCCCACAGCGCCCCACCGCCCCCACCCGCCGCGCGGTCCTGCTCGCGGCGGCCGCGACCGCCGCCCTCACGTCCGTGCCCCGGGCCGCGGCCGCCACCGCCGACCCCTACGACGCCCTCCGCCGGCGCTGGCTCGACATCACCCTCGGCGCCGGCTACGACCCGAGCGCCGAGCCCTACGCCTCCCGCCTCGCCGAGACCGGAGCCCGCGCCCGCGACCACCGCGCCACCATGGCCCCCGCCGCCACCTCCCTGTGGCCCGGCCACCCCTTCGACCCGCCCGCCGGCATCACCTTCGCCTACGGCCGGCTGTGGACGATGACCGAGGCGTACGTGCAGGACGGCACCGGCTCCACCGGCGACCCGGACCTCCTCGCCGACATCCTGCGCGGCCTCGACCATCTCTCGGCCACCGTCTACCACCCCGGCACCACCCGCTACGGCAACTGGTGGGAGTGGCAGATCGGCAGCCCCCGGCTCCTGATGGACATCACGGCAGCCCTCCACGACCACCTCGGCGCCGACCGAGTGGCCGCCGCCTGTGCCGCCGTCGACCACTTCGTCCCCGACGCGATGCTCGGCGACTACACCGGCACCTCCACCGGCGCCAACCGCGTCGACCTGTGCCGCTCCGTCGCGCTGCGCGGCGTCCTGGGCCGGACCCCCGCCAAGCTCGCCCTGGCCCGCGACGCCCTCTCGCCGGTCTTCCCGTACGTCACCGAGGGGGACGGGCTCTACGCCGACGGCTCGTTCGTCCAGCACACCTGGGTCGCCTACTCGGGGACGTACGGCCAGGTCATGCTGGACGGACTGGGCCGGCTGTTCACCCTGCTGGCCGGCTCCGAGTGGGAGGTGACCGACCCGGGCAAGCAGCTCGTCCTCGACAGCGTCGAACGCGCCTACGCACCCCTGATCCACGACGGCCTCGTCATGGACGTCGTCAACGGGCGGGCCATCAGCCGGGGTTACCTCAAGAGCGACGACCTGCACGTCATGCGCAGCGACCACTTCCACGGCCAGCAGCTCGTCGCCGCCATGGCGGTCCTCGCGGGCGGTGCGAGCGACGCCGAGCGAGAGCGCTGGTACGCCCGGATCAAGGGCTGGATCGAACGGGACACCGTCACCCCGATCCTCACCGCGCCCCAGTTCCCGGTCGCCGACCTGGCCCGGCTGCACGCGATCGCCGAGGCCCCGGGTGAGGCCGCCCCCGAACCCGTCGGCCACCACCTCTTCGCGGCCATGGACCGTGCCGTCCACCGCCGGCCCGCCTTCACCGCGGGCCTCGCCATGGCCAGCGACCGCATCGCCCACTACGAGTGCGGCAACGGCGAGAACCCGCGCGGCTGGCACACCGGAGCGGGCATGCTCACCTGGTGGGCGAACGGAACCGGGCCGGACGGGTCGGATCGGTCCGACCAGTACACAGACTGGTTCTGGCCCACCGTCGACTGGTACCGGCTGCCCGGCACCACCGTCTCCACCAAGCGCCTGGCCGACCGGGCGGGCGGCGAGTGGGGCGAACCCAGACCGGACGTGCGCTGGGTCGGCGGCGCGACCGACGGCGAGTACGCGGCCGTGGGCCAGCACCTCAAGGGGCTCGGCTCCACCCTGGAGGCCCGCAAGTCCTGGTTCTTCCTCGACGACGCCGTGGTCTGCCTGGGCGCCGGCATCACGTGCGCGGACGGCGTACCGGTCGAGACGGTCGTGGACAACCGCAACCTGGGGGAGGGCGGCACCCAGGCCCTCGTACGCGGTCGGCACTGGGCCCATCTGGAGGGTCACGGCGGCTGGATCGTGCCCGAGGGCGTCCTGCGGACCCTGCGCGAGGACCGCACCGGCGCCTGGTCCGACATCAACACCACCAGCACGACCGAGCGCCGCACCCGCCGCCGCCAGACCCTCTGGCTCGACCACGGCACCGACCCGGCCGGGGCCGACTACGTCTACACCGTCATGCCGGGCGCCTCGCGGGCGGCCGTCGCCCGCCGCGCCGCGGACCGTCGCCGGCTCACGGTGCTCGCCAACGACGACCGCCGCCAGGCGGTGACCGTCCCCGCCCTCGGTCTGACGGCCGCCAACTTCTGGCGGGCCGGCACCGCGGGCCCGCTCACCGCGACGGCCGGGGCGAGTGTGCTCGTCCGCAGCCGGGGCCGTACCGCTACGCTCTCCGTGAGCGAACCGCCGCGCACGGGAGAGGCCCTGGAGATCGTCTGGGACCGCCCGGTGGGAGCGGTGCTGCGGGCCGACGAGACGGTCGAGATCCTCGGGACGGGCCGCCGACTGCACCTCCGCGTCACTCCAGGGGTGGTATGTACCACCCATGAATGTGAGGTGACTCTCAGCTGA
- a CDS encoding acyl-CoA carboxylase subunit beta produces the protein MTVLDEAPGEPTDARGRVAELHEIRAQALAGPSEKATAAQHAKGKLTARERIELLLDPDSFREVEQLRRHRATGFGLEAKKPYTDGVITGWGTVEGRTVFVYAHDFRIFGGALGEAHATKIHKIMDMAIAAGAPLVSLNDGAGARIQEGVSALAGYGGIFQRNTRASGVIPQISVMLGPCAGGAAYSPALTDFVFMVRDTSQMFITGPDVVKAVTGEEITQNGLGGADVHAETSGVCHFAYDDEETCLAEVRYLLSLLPKNNRENPPRAESSDPVDRRSDTLLDLVPADGNRPYDMTKVIEELVDEGEYLEVHERWARNIICALARLDGQVVGIVANQPQALAGVLDIEASEKAARFVQMCDAFNIPIITLLDVPGFLPGVDQEHGGIIRHGAKLLYAYCNATVPRISLILRKAYGGAYIVMDSQSIGADLTYAWPTNEIAVMGAEGAANVIFRRQIADAEDPEAMRARMVKEYKSELMHPYYAAERGLVDDVIDPAETREVLIKSLAMLHTKHADLPSRKHGNPPQ, from the coding sequence ATGACCGTTTTGGATGAGGCGCCGGGTGAGCCGACGGACGCGCGCGGACGCGTGGCCGAGCTGCACGAGATCCGTGCGCAGGCGCTGGCCGGGCCGAGCGAGAAGGCGACGGCGGCGCAGCACGCCAAGGGCAAGCTGACAGCACGCGAGCGCATCGAGCTGCTTCTGGACCCCGACTCCTTCCGCGAGGTCGAGCAGCTGCGCCGGCACCGGGCGACCGGGTTCGGTCTGGAGGCCAAGAAGCCGTACACCGACGGTGTCATCACCGGCTGGGGCACGGTCGAGGGCCGCACCGTCTTCGTCTACGCCCACGACTTCCGGATCTTCGGCGGCGCGCTGGGCGAGGCCCACGCCACGAAGATCCACAAGATCATGGACATGGCCATCGCGGCCGGTGCCCCGCTGGTGTCGCTGAACGACGGCGCCGGCGCCCGCATCCAGGAGGGCGTCAGCGCGCTCGCCGGGTACGGCGGCATCTTCCAGCGCAACACCAGGGCGTCCGGCGTCATCCCGCAGATCAGCGTGATGCTCGGCCCGTGCGCGGGCGGCGCGGCCTACAGCCCCGCCCTCACCGACTTCGTCTTCATGGTCCGCGACACCTCGCAGATGTTCATCACGGGCCCCGACGTGGTCAAGGCGGTCACCGGCGAGGAGATCACGCAGAACGGCCTGGGCGGCGCCGACGTGCACGCCGAGACGTCCGGCGTCTGCCACTTCGCCTACGACGACGAGGAGACCTGCCTCGCCGAGGTCCGCTACCTCCTCTCCCTCCTCCCGAAGAACAACCGGGAGAACCCGCCCCGCGCCGAGTCCTCCGACCCGGTGGACCGCCGCTCGGACACGCTCCTCGACCTGGTCCCGGCGGACGGCAACCGCCCGTACGACATGACCAAGGTCATCGAGGAACTCGTCGACGAGGGCGAGTACCTGGAGGTCCACGAGCGCTGGGCCCGCAACATCATCTGCGCGCTGGCCCGCCTCGACGGCCAGGTCGTCGGCATCGTCGCCAACCAGCCGCAGGCCCTGGCCGGCGTCCTGGACATCGAGGCGTCGGAGAAGGCCGCCCGCTTCGTCCAGATGTGCGACGCCTTCAACATCCCGATCATCACCCTTCTGGACGTACCCGGCTTCCTGCCCGGCGTCGACCAGGAGCACGGCGGCATCATCCGCCACGGAGCCAAGCTCCTCTACGCCTACTGCAACGCGACCGTGCCCCGGATCTCGCTGATCCTGCGGAAGGCGTACGGAGGTGCTTACATCGTCATGGACAGCCAGTCCATCGGCGCCGACCTCACCTACGCCTGGCCGACCAACGAGATCGCCGTCATGGGCGCGGAAGGTGCCGCCAACGTCATCTTCCGCCGGCAGATCGCCGACGCCGAGGACCCCGAGGCCATGCGGGCGCGCATGGTCAAGGAGTACAAGTCCGAGCTGATGCACCCCTACTACGCGGCCGAACGCGGCCTGGTCGACGACGTCATCGACCCCGCCGAGACCCGCGAGGTGCTGATCAAGTCCCTGGCGATGCTCCACACCAAGCACGCCGACCTGCCCTCCCGCAAGCACGGCAACCCGCCGCAGTGA
- a CDS encoding acyl-CoA carboxylase epsilon subunit, producing the protein MSTSDIRVEKGHAEPEEVAAITALLLARAAARPAEIAPAHGGGRARAGWRRLEREPGFRAPHSWR; encoded by the coding sequence ATGTCCACTTCCGACATCCGCGTCGAGAAGGGCCACGCCGAGCCCGAGGAAGTCGCCGCCATCACGGCCCTCCTCCTGGCCCGCGCCGCCGCCCGCCCCGCCGAGATCGCCCCGGCCCACGGCGGCGGCCGAGCCCGCGCGGGCTGGCGCCGCCTGGAACGCGAGCCGGGCTTCCGCGCCCCGCACAGCTGGCGCTGA
- a CDS encoding ATP/GTP-binding protein, which translates to MDFANSSGGPSRSTTSAKIVVAGGFGVGKTTFVGAVSEINPLRTEAVMTSASAGIDDLTHTGDKTTTTVAMDFGRITLDQDLILYLFGTPGQDRFWFMWDDLVRGAIGAIVLVDTRRLADCFPAVDYFENSGLPFVIALNGFDGQQPYQPDEVREALQIGPDTPIITTDARHRADAKSALITLVEHALMARLR; encoded by the coding sequence GTGGACTTCGCAAACTCTAGCGGCGGTCCTTCCCGCTCCACCACTTCCGCGAAGATCGTGGTGGCGGGCGGCTTCGGCGTGGGCAAGACCACGTTCGTCGGCGCTGTCTCGGAGATCAACCCGCTGCGCACCGAGGCCGTGATGACATCCGCTTCGGCGGGCATCGACGACCTCACCCACACGGGGGACAAGACGACCACCACGGTCGCCATGGACTTCGGCCGCATCACGCTCGACCAGGACCTGATCCTGTACCTCTTCGGGACGCCCGGCCAGGACCGGTTCTGGTTCATGTGGGACGACCTGGTGCGCGGCGCCATCGGGGCGATCGTCCTGGTCGACACGAGGCGGCTGGCCGACTGCTTCCCGGCCGTCGACTACTTCGAGAACAGCGGTCTGCCGTTCGTGATCGCGCTCAACGGCTTCGACGGCCAGCAGCCGTACCAGCCGGACGAGGTCCGCGAGGCCCTCCAGATCGGCCCGGACACGCCGATCATCACGACCGACGCGCGGCACCGCGCCGACGCGAAGTCGGCGCTCATCACTCTCGTGGAGCACGCGCTGATGGCCCGGTTGCGCTGA
- a CDS encoding DUF742 domain-containing protein: MATPPGGPSSGNWSYGPGQGRGDGSANGYGYPSVPNHRQPYAPQGPGPSPYDQPHAPRIQPVQPQRRTPEPAPAGASNNPLVRPYAMTGGRTRPRYQLAIEALVHTTAQPHQMQGQLPEHQRICNLCREIKSVAEVSALLTIPLGVARILVADLAEAGLVAIHQPGGDESAGGQPDVTLLERVLSGLRKL, encoded by the coding sequence GTGGCAACACCCCCAGGCGGTCCGTCATCGGGCAACTGGTCGTACGGCCCTGGTCAGGGCCGAGGCGACGGCTCGGCGAACGGGTACGGCTACCCCTCCGTGCCGAACCACCGGCAGCCGTACGCGCCGCAGGGCCCCGGCCCTTCGCCGTACGACCAGCCGCACGCTCCGCGCATCCAGCCCGTGCAGCCGCAGCGCCGCACCCCCGAGCCGGCGCCCGCCGGGGCGTCGAACAACCCCCTGGTGCGCCCGTACGCCATGACGGGCGGCCGCACCAGGCCCCGCTACCAGCTCGCCATCGAGGCGCTGGTGCACACCACCGCGCAGCCGCACCAGATGCAGGGCCAGCTGCCCGAGCATCAGCGGATCTGCAACCTCTGCCGGGAGATCAAGTCGGTGGCCGAGGTCTCGGCCCTTCTGACGATCCCTCTCGGCGTGGCCAGGATCCTCGTCGCCGACTTGGCGGAGGCGGGACTGGTCGCCATCCATCAGCCCGGCGGCGACGAGAGCGCCGGCGGCCAGCCAGACGTGACACTGCTCGAAAGGGTGCTCAGTGGACTTCGCAAACTCTAG
- a CDS encoding roadblock/LC7 domain-containing protein, with amino-acid sequence MSQAAQNLNWLITNFVDNTPGVSHTVVVSADGLLLAMSEGFPRDRADQLAAVASGLTSLTAGASRIFEGGSVNQTVVEMERGFLFIMSISDGSSLAVLAHPEADIGLIGYEMALLVDRAGTVLTPDLRAELQGSLLN; translated from the coding sequence ATGAGCCAGGCGGCGCAGAACCTGAACTGGTTGATCACCAACTTCGTGGACAACACCCCGGGGGTGTCCCACACGGTGGTGGTCTCCGCCGACGGACTCCTTCTGGCGATGTCCGAAGGGTTCCCTCGCGACCGAGCCGATCAGCTCGCGGCCGTCGCCTCCGGCCTGACCTCGCTGACCGCCGGCGCCTCGCGCATCTTCGAGGGCGGCAGCGTGAACCAGACGGTTGTGGAGATGGAGCGCGGATTCCTCTTCATCATGTCCATCTCCGACGGCTCGTCCCTCGCGGTTCTCGCACACCCCGAGGCGGACATCGGTCTCATTGGGTACGAGATGGCCCTTCTGGTGGACCGTGCCGGCACGGTTTTGACCCCCGATCTGCGGGCGGAGCTCCAAGGGAGCCTTCTCAACTAA
- a CDS encoding nitrate- and nitrite sensing domain-containing protein, producing MRRSKNSPEPSARGNFTPPPRTAAPAPAPAAEPKAEPPAPSGGRFTPRNWRVTTRLNAILLIPVLVGLVMGGFQVKSSIDTWQDAEDAESTARLVRASLGYANALYNERDITAAPLLQGKGEKDTTVAAARQATDEAADTFDAAAQGMPGKAGLERRLKVFREQEPKLQTLRAAAYTSKLKGVETEEGYTGVAHPLMEFANELGLGTGNITSYGRTVYAISLTKAALSLERSIGMHMLVKPGPEPGHLASQRVALSSYAYLERIAVEEYIGGGTEADAQKLEDAEAKLKADGAAMAKEAKTKDPDYVPPPSNPTTMISELAGLESTDTSDRAELAQQGITPENWWAVNTLKFDAYQKIESDLADKAVSEASTIADDAERDAYITGATVVIALLAAFVLAGMVARGMSRSMRQLRNAAFGIAEQRLPMLVDQLSRTDPGRVDTRVQPIPITSTDEIGEVARAFDQVHREAVRLAAEQALLRGNINAIFTNLSRRNQSLIEGQLSLITDLENNEADPDQLENLFRLDHLATRMRRNGENLLVLAGEEPGRRWDQPVPLVDVLRAASSEVEQYERIELSGVPEAEIHGRAVTDLVHLLAELLENATTFSSPQTKVRVTATRLPDGRVMVEIHDKGIGLTAEDFADINHKLANPPTVDAAISQRMGLFVVGRLSDRHGIRVQLRPSGEQAGTTSLVMLPDAITHGGGGEQQQQRDEFTVSQIIPEQNFQGENFGQVGQVGQPMRTAAELGFDDSRYAEIPDDIRELDPVGRSLMREERRAALEAQSHPELPGPADQGGAGDGGATGFQDQFTGQQPGYDPSLDGYQQQPSGAYQEPPNATYDQQSAYADPQQAYQEPQQASYDEQYYAPDGGVPESGNYAPFEQRRHQDDWPQQGGYQNGYPDQYPTGAPQARSAEAADVTEADRVGFDRPGPSPSAAHELTDAGLPRRGSTAGGAGDAGHLGQETPAAAPGAGGEDTWRSANDDRWQQASSLRKPKAGGVTSSGLPRRVPKANLVEGAAETTPQGGPQVSRAPEDVRGRLSNLRRGVERGRNAGSESNGQDTRNEHRGPDSTYNQER from the coding sequence GTGAGGCGAAGCAAGAACAGTCCCGAGCCATCGGCCCGGGGCAACTTCACCCCGCCGCCGCGCACAGCGGCGCCCGCCCCCGCCCCCGCCGCGGAACCCAAGGCCGAGCCGCCCGCGCCGAGCGGTGGCCGTTTCACGCCGCGCAACTGGCGGGTGACCACCCGGCTGAACGCGATCCTGCTCATACCCGTGCTGGTCGGCCTCGTCATGGGCGGCTTCCAGGTGAAGAGCTCGATCGACACCTGGCAGGACGCCGAGGACGCCGAGAGCACCGCGCGTCTCGTGCGCGCCTCCCTCGGCTACGCCAACGCCCTCTACAACGAGCGCGACATCACCGCGGCCCCCCTGTTGCAGGGCAAGGGTGAGAAGGACACCACCGTCGCCGCGGCCCGCCAGGCCACCGACGAGGCGGCCGACACCTTCGACGCGGCGGCCCAGGGCATGCCCGGCAAGGCCGGCCTGGAGCGCCGGCTGAAGGTGTTCCGCGAGCAGGAGCCCAAGCTCCAGACGCTGCGGGCGGCCGCGTACACCTCCAAGCTCAAGGGCGTGGAGACCGAGGAGGGCTACACCGGTGTCGCCCACCCCTTGATGGAGTTCGCCAACGAGCTCGGTCTGGGCACCGGCAACATCACCTCCTACGGGCGTACGGTCTACGCGATCTCCCTGACCAAGGCCGCGCTCTCCCTGGAGCGCTCCATCGGCATGCACATGCTGGTCAAGCCGGGTCCGGAGCCCGGCCACCTCGCCAGCCAGCGCGTCGCGCTCTCCTCGTACGCCTACCTGGAGCGCATCGCGGTCGAGGAGTACATCGGCGGCGGCACCGAGGCGGACGCGCAGAAGCTCGAGGACGCCGAGGCGAAGCTCAAGGCGGACGGCGCGGCCATGGCCAAGGAGGCCAAGACCAAGGACCCGGACTACGTGCCGCCGCCGTCCAACCCGACGACGATGATCTCGGAGCTGGCCGGACTCGAGTCCACCGACACCAGTGACCGCGCGGAGCTGGCCCAGCAGGGCATCACGCCGGAAAACTGGTGGGCGGTCAACACCCTCAAGTTCGACGCGTACCAGAAGATCGAGTCGGACCTGGCCGACAAGGCGGTGTCCGAGGCGTCCACGATCGCCGACGACGCCGAGCGGGACGCCTACATCACGGGTGCCACGGTCGTGATCGCGCTGCTCGCCGCCTTCGTCCTGGCCGGCATGGTGGCCCGCGGGATGAGCCGCTCCATGCGCCAGCTGCGCAACGCCGCCTTCGGCATCGCCGAGCAGCGCCTGCCGATGCTGGTCGACCAGCTCTCCCGCACCGACCCCGGCCGGGTCGACACCCGGGTGCAGCCCATCCCGATCACCTCGACCGACGAGATCGGCGAGGTCGCCCGCGCCTTCGACCAGGTGCACCGCGAGGCCGTCCGGCTCGCCGCCGAGCAGGCCCTGCTGCGGGGCAACATCAACGCGATCTTCACCAACCTGTCGCGCCGCAACCAGTCGCTGATCGAGGGCCAGCTGAGCCTGATCACCGACCTGGAGAACAACGAGGCCGACCCGGACCAGCTGGAGAACCTCTTCCGGCTGGACCACCTGGCCACCCGGATGCGCCGCAACGGCGAGAACCTCCTGGTCCTCGCCGGAGAGGAGCCCGGCCGCCGCTGGGACCAGCCGGTCCCGCTGGTCGACGTGCTGCGCGCCGCCTCCTCTGAGGTGGAGCAGTACGAGCGCATCGAGCTGTCCGGTGTGCCGGAGGCCGAGATCCACGGCCGCGCCGTGACCGACCTCGTGCACCTGCTCGCCGAGCTGCTCGAGAACGCCACCACCTTCTCCTCGCCGCAGACCAAGGTCCGCGTCACCGCGACCCGGCTGCCCGACGGCCGTGTGATGGTCGAGATCCACGACAAGGGCATCGGCCTGACCGCCGAGGACTTCGCGGACATCAACCACAAGCTGGCCAACCCGCCGACCGTGGACGCCGCGATCTCGCAGCGCATGGGCCTGTTCGTGGTCGGCCGGCTGTCCGACCGGCACGGCATCCGCGTGCAGCTGCGCCCCTCCGGCGAGCAGGCCGGCACCACCTCGCTGGTCATGCTCCCGGACGCCATCACCCACGGTGGCGGCGGCGAGCAGCAGCAGCAGCGCGACGAGTTCACCGTGTCGCAGATCATCCCGGAGCAGAACTTCCAGGGCGAGAACTTCGGCCAGGTGGGCCAGGTCGGCCAGCCCATGCGCACCGCCGCGGAGCTGGGCTTCGACGACAGCCGGTACGCCGAGATCCCCGACGACATACGCGAGCTGGACCCGGTGGGCCGCTCGCTGATGCGCGAGGAGCGCCGCGCGGCCCTCGAGGCCCAGTCGCACCCCGAGCTGCCGGGTCCCGCGGACCAGGGCGGCGCCGGGGACGGCGGGGCCACCGGCTTCCAGGACCAGTTCACCGGGCAGCAGCCGGGCTACGACCCGTCCCTCGACGGCTACCAGCAGCAGCCGAGCGGGGCGTACCAGGAGCCGCCGAACGCAACGTACGACCAGCAGTCGGCGTACGCCGACCCGCAGCAGGCGTACCAGGAACCGCAGCAGGCGTCGTACGACGAGCAGTACTACGCGCCGGACGGCGGTGTGCCGGAGTCCGGGAACTACGCGCCCTTCGAGCAGCGGCGCCACCAGGACGACTGGCCGCAGCAGGGCGGATACCAGAACGGATATCCGGACCAGTACCCGACCGGTGCCCCTCAGGCGCGATCCGCCGAGGCCGCTGACGTGACCGAGGCGGACCGCGTAGGCTTCGACCGTCCGGGTCCGTCCCCCTCCGCCGCCCACGAGCTGACCGACGCCGGTCTTCCCCGCCGCGGATCCACCGCGGGCGGCGCGGGCGATGCGGGGCACCTGGGCCAGGAGACGCCGGCCGCCGCGCCGGGGGCGGGCGGCGAGGACACCTGGCGGTCGGCCAACGACGACCGCTGGCAGCAGGCCTCGTCGCTGCGCAAGCCCAAGGCGGGCGGGGTGACCTCCTCGGGTCTGCCGCGCCGGGTGCCCAAGGCCAACCTGGTCGAGGGCGCGGCCGAGACCACTCCACAGGGAGGCCCCCAGGTCTCCCGCGCTCCGGAGGACGTCCGGGGCAGGCTGAGCAACCTGCGGCGCGGCGTCGAGCGAGGCCGCAACGCAGGCAGTGAATCGAACGGCCAGGACACAAGGAATGAACACCGTGGTCCTGACAGCACCTACAACCAGGAGCGTTAG
- a CDS encoding ATP/GTP-binding protein — MDFESSDGGRATTSAKIVVAGGFGVGKTTFVGAVSEINPLRTEAVMTSASAGIDDLTHAGDKTTTTVAMDFGRITLDQDLILYLFGTPGQDRFWFMWDDLVRGAIGAVVLCDTRRLADCFPAVDYFENSGLPFVVALNGFDGQQPYSPDEVREALQIGPDTPIITTDARHRADAKSALITLVEHALMARLR, encoded by the coding sequence GTGGACTTCGAAAGCTCTGACGGAGGGCGGGCGACCACCTCCGCGAAGATCGTGGTGGCCGGCGGCTTCGGCGTCGGCAAGACCACGTTCGTGGGCGCCGTCTCCGAGATCAACCCACTGCGCACCGAGGCCGTGATGACCTCGGCCAGCGCCGGGATCGACGACCTCACGCACGCCGGGGACAAGACGACCACCACGGTCGCCATGGACTTCGGCCGCATCACGCTCGACCAGGACCTGATCCTGTACCTGTTCGGCACGCCCGGCCAGGACCGGTTCTGGTTCATGTGGGACGACCTGGTGCGCGGCGCCATCGGCGCGGTCGTGCTGTGCGACACCCGCCGGCTGGCCGACTGCTTCCCGGCCGTCGACTACTTCGAGAACAGCGGTCTGCCGTTCGTCGTCGCGCTCAACGGCTTCGACGGCCAGCAGCCGTACTCGCCGGACGAGGTGCGCGAGGCGCTGCAGATCGGCCCGGACACCCCGATCATCACGACCGACGCCCGGCATCGCGCCGACGCGAAGTCGGCTCTGATCACGCTGGTCGAGCACGCGCTGATGGCCCGTCTGCGGTAG
- a CDS encoding DUF742 domain-containing protein has product MTPPTASHDPYAEPYEDEGDQPLVRPYAMTGGRTRPRYQLAIEALISTTADPAALMGLLPEHQRICHLCREVKSVAEVSALLAMPLGVARILVADLAEAGLVAIHQPGGDENNGGAPDVTLLERVLSGLRKL; this is encoded by the coding sequence ATGACCCCGCCCACCGCCTCTCATGATCCGTACGCGGAGCCGTACGAGGACGAGGGCGACCAGCCGCTGGTACGTCCCTACGCGATGACCGGTGGCCGGACCAGGCCGCGCTACCAGCTCGCCATCGAGGCGCTGATCAGTACGACGGCCGACCCGGCAGCGCTCATGGGGCTGCTTCCCGAGCACCAGCGGATCTGCCACTTGTGCCGCGAGGTGAAATCGGTGGCCGAGGTGTCGGCCCTGCTGGCGATGCCGCTCGGTGTGGCACGGATCCTGGTCGCGGACCTCGCGGAGGCAGGACTCGTCGCCATTCACCAGCCTGGCGGAGACGAGAACAACGGCGGTGCGCCTGACGTGACACTGCTCGAAAGGGTGCTCAGTGGACTTCGAAAGCTCTGA
- a CDS encoding roadblock/LC7 domain-containing protein yields MSQAAQNLNWLITNFVDNTPGVSHTVVVSADGLLLAMSEGFPRDRADQLAAVASGLTSLTAGASRIFEGGNVAQTVVEMERGFLFLMSVSDGSSLAVLAHPECDIGLVGYEMALLVDRAGAVLTPDLRAELQGSLLH; encoded by the coding sequence ATGAGCCAGGCGGCACAGAACCTCAACTGGTTGATCACGAATTTCGTGGACAACACCCCGGGGGTGTCCCACACCGTCGTCGTGTCCGCCGACGGACTCCTCCTGGCGATGTCCGAGGGCTTCCCTCGCGACCGCGCCGACCAGCTCGCGGCCGTCGCCTCGGGGCTGACCTCACTGACCGCCGGGGCGTCCCGGATCTTCGAGGGCGGCAACGTGGCGCAGACGGTCGTGGAGATGGAGCGAGGGTTCCTCTTCCTCATGTCCGTCTCGGACGGCTCGTCCCTGGCCGTCCTCGCACACCCGGAGTGCGACATCGGCCTCGTCGGCTACGAGATGGCGCTCCTGGTCGACCGCGCGGGTGCGGTCCTCACACCCGACCTGCGCGCCGAACTACAAGGCAGTCTGCTCCACTGA